The following coding sequences are from one Thermodesulfobacteriota bacterium window:
- a CDS encoding TIGR03557 family F420-dependent LLM class oxidoreductase yields the protein MTKFGYKLMSEEHGPKELIHNARLAEDAGFDFVAISDHYHPWLWSQGHSPYAWSVLGGVAAATESVGIVTAVTCPFVRYHPAIIAQAAATMAILSGGRFTLGLGSGEKLNEHVVGNGWPPVRIRHEMLSESIDIIRLLWRGGMQSYEGNHLKLEQAQVFDLPAEPPEIVVAIGGRKAARLAADKAEGIFTVEPDSKLIQHWTDAGGFEDGPRYAEMMASWAESEEEAVDIAYERLRFGTAGWSVNAELPNVAHFEAHSSVVHKEDIADLVVCGPDPGLYADAIGRYTDAGYDHVVLVPAGPNQEGFMRFWEKELSPLLIERAREKMEPSGPGISLRT from the coding sequence ATGACTAAATTCGGTTATAAGCTTATGAGCGAGGAGCACGGGCCGAAGGAGCTTATCCATAACGCGAGGCTCGCGGAGGATGCCGGGTTCGATTTCGTCGCGATCTCGGACCATTACCATCCGTGGCTGTGGAGCCAGGGGCATTCGCCGTATGCATGGAGCGTGCTGGGCGGCGTCGCGGCGGCCACGGAGAGCGTCGGGATAGTCACGGCCGTCACGTGCCCGTTCGTGAGATACCACCCGGCTATAATAGCGCAGGCTGCGGCGACGATGGCGATACTGAGCGGGGGGAGGTTCACGCTCGGGCTCGGCTCGGGCGAGAAGCTGAACGAGCACGTCGTCGGGAACGGATGGCCTCCTGTAAGGATAAGGCACGAGATGCTGTCCGAGTCCATAGACATCATACGCCTCCTCTGGCGGGGGGGCATGCAGTCGTACGAGGGGAATCATCTCAAGCTGGAGCAGGCGCAGGTGTTCGATCTGCCGGCCGAGCCGCCGGAGATAGTCGTCGCGATAGGCGGGAGAAAAGCCGCGCGGCTCGCCGCGGACAAGGCCGAGGGGATATTTACCGTCGAGCCCGATTCGAAGCTTATACAACACTGGACGGACGCAGGGGGGTTCGAGGACGGCCCGAGATATGCCGAGATGATGGCGTCGTGGGCGGAAAGCGAGGAGGAGGCCGTCGATATAGCATACGAGCGGCTCAGGTTCGGGACGGCGGGGTGGAGCGTCAACGCGGAGCTGCCGAACGTGGCGCACTTCGAAGCGCACAGCAGCGTCGTTCATAAGGAGGACATCGCGGACCTGGTCGTCTGCGGGCCCGATCCCGGGCTTTACGCCGACGCAATCGGGCGTTACACCGACGCCGGTTACGATCACGTCGTGCTGGTGCCCGCCGGGCCGAACCAGGAAGGGTTCATGCGATTCTGGGAGAAGGAGCTTTCGCCGCTCCTCATAGAGAGAGCGAGGGAAAAAATGGAGCCTTCCGGACCGGGAATATCTCTTCGGACGTAG
- a CDS encoding YciI family protein — MEPVTEYMMLFRGTGWHKGLSPEEIQQIVTKMHGWLDSLTAEGKARAGQPLHFEGKVISGKNGKLVADGPFAESKEAIAGYFILTVDSMDEAVEIAKNYPGLDYGAEVEVRPLASECAAALNLRREEEAARAAGAGSK; from the coding sequence ATGGAACCTGTAACGGAATACATGATGCTGTTCAGGGGCACGGGATGGCACAAGGGCCTCTCGCCCGAGGAGATACAGCAGATAGTGACGAAGATGCACGGCTGGCTCGACAGCCTGACGGCCGAGGGCAAGGCGAGGGCGGGGCAGCCGCTCCACTTCGAGGGCAAGGTGATCTCGGGGAAGAACGGCAAGCTGGTAGCCGACGGCCCGTTCGCCGAATCGAAAGAGGCCATAGCCGGGTATTTCATACTGACGGTGGACAGCATGGACGAGGCCGTCGAGATCGCCAAGAACTACCCGGGCCTCGATTACGGAGCTGAAGTCGAAGTCCGGCCGCTGGCGAGCGAATGCGCTGCCGCGCTCAATCTCCGCCGGGAAGAAGAGGCCGCGCGTGCGGCCGGGGCCGGCTCGAAGTAG
- a CDS encoding GFA family protein — MKKKYSGSCHCGEVSFECEADLENGTSKCNCSVCRKGRYWKTLVPEAEFRLLRGGEALTDYRFGSDTIHHLFCSRCGIKPFGRAHLDIEFQGEKLSGEFYAVNIACLDDATDEELSAASVRFEDGRNNDWENPPAETGYL; from the coding sequence ATGAAGAAAAAATATTCGGGAAGCTGCCACTGCGGCGAGGTCTCGTTCGAGTGTGAGGCCGACCTCGAAAACGGCACCAGCAAGTGCAATTGCTCGGTGTGCAGGAAGGGGAGGTACTGGAAAACGCTCGTGCCCGAGGCGGAGTTCAGGCTGCTCCGGGGCGGGGAGGCGCTTACGGATTATCGATTCGGGAGCGATACGATCCATCACCTCTTCTGCAGCCGGTGCGGGATAAAGCCTTTCGGCAGGGCGCATCTCGACATCGAGTTCCAGGGAGAGAAGCTTTCGGGGGAGTTCTACGCCGTGAACATAGCATGCCTCGACGATGCAACAGACGAGGAGCTTTCGGCGGCGAGTGTCCGCTTCGAGGACGGGAGGAATAACGATTGGGAGAATCCACCGGCCGAGACGGGATATCTATGA
- a CDS encoding nuclear transport factor 2 family protein, which yields MSEEAKIKSMVKEWSEAVRKKDLDKIMAIYADDVVSFDAVEKLRFTGKDEYGKHWKACFEFCPGGESMFEPGEMTVTADGSLAFAHSLLHCGGEGPDGNFNTCWMRVTQCFRKTDGEWKIAHEHYSVPFDMKTGQPLFNLEP from the coding sequence ATGAGTGAAGAAGCGAAAATCAAGAGCATGGTGAAAGAGTGGTCCGAAGCGGTCAGGAAAAAGGACCTCGATAAGATAATGGCCATATACGCGGACGACGTGGTGTCCTTCGACGCCGTAGAGAAGCTCCGGTTCACCGGCAAGGACGAGTACGGGAAGCACTGGAAGGCGTGCTTCGAGTTTTGCCCGGGCGGGGAGTCGATGTTCGAGCCCGGCGAGATGACGGTCACGGCCGACGGGAGCCTGGCCTTCGCGCACAGTCTCCTTCACTGCGGCGGCGAGGGGCCGGACGGGAATTTCAATACGTGCTGGATGCGCGTGACGCAGTGCTTCAGGAAGACGGACGGGGAATGGAAGATAGCGCACGAGCACTATTCCGTCCCGTTCGACATGAAGACTGGACAGCCGCTCTTTAACCTGGAGCCGTAA
- a CDS encoding type 1 glutamine amidotransferase domain-containing protein produces MGNNLEGKKVAILVADGFEQVELTAPKEALESAGAETVIVSPERGNVKGWNHTDWGDDFKVDEELSEADPVMFDALLLPGGVMNPDNLRRNQDAQEFVRSFFDSDKPVAAICHGPWTLIDAGVTRGRKMASYHTIQSDLKNAGAEWRDEEVVVDGKLVTSRKPDDIPAFNKKMIEVFAGA; encoded by the coding sequence ATGGGAAATAATCTCGAAGGAAAGAAGGTCGCGATACTCGTGGCGGACGGGTTCGAGCAGGTGGAGCTTACGGCTCCAAAGGAGGCGCTCGAAAGCGCGGGGGCAGAGACCGTGATAGTTTCTCCGGAGAGGGGCAACGTGAAGGGGTGGAACCACACGGACTGGGGCGACGACTTCAAGGTCGACGAAGAGCTTTCCGAGGCCGACCCGGTCATGTTCGACGCGCTCCTCCTCCCGGGCGGGGTGATGAACCCGGATAATCTCCGTAGGAACCAGGACGCGCAGGAGTTCGTGAGATCGTTCTTCGATAGCGATAAGCCTGTAGCGGCCATATGCCACGGCCCGTGGACGCTGATCGACGCGGGCGTCACCAGGGGGCGCAAAATGGCGTCGTACCATACGATACAATCGGACCTCAAAAACGCCGGCGCGGAGTGGCGGGACGAGGAGGTGGTCGTGGACGGGAAGCTCGTGACCAGCCGGAAGCCGGACGACATACCGGCGTTTAATAAAAAGATGATAGAGGTTTTTGCCGGGGCTTGA
- a CDS encoding dihydrofolate reductase family protein, translated as MRKVVVSNLVSLDGFIAGPSGEIDWFSVGGDFMDYTKERLGSMGILLFGRVTYELMAGYWPDASPAENDEAIIHAMNGLPKIVFSRTLASVEWNNAVVNRGDPVHETERMKAEGGKDIVIFGSGTMVSALSAAGLVDEYRIFVNPVILGAGKTQFGGVGHRVGLRLKETKAFAGGLVLLTYTRD; from the coding sequence CGGGCCCGTCGGGGGAGATAGACTGGTTCAGCGTGGGCGGGGATTTCATGGATTATACGAAGGAGCGGCTCGGATCGATGGGGATACTCCTCTTCGGAAGGGTGACGTACGAGCTCATGGCGGGGTACTGGCCGGACGCCTCGCCCGCCGAGAACGACGAGGCGATCATCCACGCGATGAACGGCCTTCCGAAGATAGTCTTTTCGAGGACGCTCGCAAGCGTTGAGTGGAACAACGCCGTCGTGAACAGGGGCGACCCCGTGCACGAGACGGAGAGGATGAAGGCCGAGGGCGGGAAGGACATCGTGATATTCGGGAGCGGGACCATGGTTTCCGCGCTTTCGGCCGCCGGGCTCGTGGACGAGTACAGGATATTCGTCAACCCAGTGATCCTCGGGGCCGGGAAGACGCAGTTCGGCGGCGTCGGGCACAGGGTCGGGCTCAGGCTTAAGGAGACGAAGGCGTTCGCTGGCGGGCTCGTCCTGCTGACGTATACAAGAGATTGA
- a CDS encoding sigma-70 family RNA polymerase sigma factor gives MSDSGADSNAGPGDVSRIVEHCFRHEAGKMVSTLTRIFGPRHINLAEDVVQEALARALQTWPYYGIPGNPAAWITQVSKNLALDLMRRDKTFRNKTDDIARFMDDAGPAAGGDGQVAFKDEIGDDRLWMMFMCCHPLVPPEAQVALSLKTLCGFSTEEIARAFLTSEAAVTKRLTRAKRKLRDASVPYDLPTGEVLKGRLDSVLETIYLLFNEGYKASEGESIIRKELCLEAIRLCGILAEHRVGDRPHVHALLSLMLLNAARLDARTDGDGNILTLREQDRSLWDQGMIARGMYHLVRSMEGREPSVYHLEASIAACHSAARDYESTDWKRILYFYDILVGMDSSPVAALNRAVAVAEVHGPGAGIEAVRGIPGREQLESYFLLYAVLGELEERLGNNAAAAGHFRKALSLATMKPERKLLMKRIGETEAGG, from the coding sequence ATGAGCGATTCCGGCGCGGACAGTAACGCCGGGCCAGGGGACGTCTCGCGGATAGTCGAGCACTGCTTCCGCCACGAGGCGGGCAAGATGGTTTCGACGCTGACGAGGATATTCGGGCCGAGGCACATTAACCTCGCGGAAGACGTGGTGCAGGAGGCGCTCGCCCGCGCGCTCCAGACGTGGCCCTATTACGGCATACCCGGAAACCCGGCGGCGTGGATCACACAGGTTTCGAAGAACCTCGCGCTCGACCTCATGAGGCGGGACAAGACGTTCCGGAACAAGACGGACGACATAGCCCGGTTCATGGACGACGCCGGGCCCGCAGCGGGAGGGGACGGACAGGTGGCGTTCAAGGATGAGATAGGCGACGACAGGCTCTGGATGATGTTCATGTGCTGTCATCCGCTCGTACCGCCCGAGGCGCAGGTCGCCCTTTCGCTGAAGACCCTCTGCGGGTTCAGCACCGAGGAAATAGCGCGGGCTTTTCTGACGTCCGAAGCCGCCGTGACGAAGCGGCTCACGCGGGCGAAGAGGAAGCTCCGGGACGCTTCCGTCCCCTATGACCTCCCGACGGGGGAGGTGCTTAAGGGGCGGCTCGACTCGGTGCTGGAGACTATATATCTACTTTTCAACGAAGGCTACAAGGCGTCCGAAGGCGAGAGCATCATACGGAAGGAGCTCTGCCTCGAGGCTATAAGGCTCTGCGGGATACTGGCGGAACATCGCGTCGGCGACAGGCCGCACGTTCACGCGCTCCTGTCGCTCATGCTGCTTAACGCCGCGAGGCTCGACGCCCGCACCGACGGCGACGGAAATATCCTGACGCTGAGGGAGCAGGACAGGTCGCTCTGGGACCAGGGGATGATAGCGCGCGGGATGTATCACCTCGTCCGCTCGATGGAGGGGCGGGAGCCAAGCGTCTATCACCTCGAAGCCAGCATAGCCGCCTGCCACTCCGCCGCGAGGGATTACGAATCGACCGACTGGAAGCGCATCCTCTATTTTTACGACATCCTCGTCGGCATGGACAGCTCCCCGGTGGCGGCGCTCAACAGGGCCGTAGCCGTGGCGGAGGTTCACGGGCCGGGCGCGGGCATCGAAGCGGTGAGAGGCATACCGGGGCGTGAGCAGCTCGAATCGTATTTCTTACTCTACGCCGTCCTCGGGGAGCTCGAAGAGAGGCTCGGGAACAATGCCGCGGCGGCCGGGCATTTCAGGAAGGCCCTTTCACTCGCGACGATGAAGCCCGAGCGGAAGCTGCTGATGAAGAGAATAGGCGAGACGGAAGCGGGCGGTTAA